Proteins from one Hydrogenophaga sp. SL48 genomic window:
- a CDS encoding branched-chain amino acid ABC transporter permease, protein MSISLLLQSAIGGLLLGGIYGLLALGLSLSWGLLRLVNLSHFALAFLGAYLTYQLNTQFGWAAWASLLVVAPAFFLLGVALHALFVRFKVTEFASMLVTFGMTVLIESMIQWIWSADFRKLETPLQQESIRLGPLFIPVLELTAFVCALLLAVAAWLCLHRTLLGRALRAAAHDGPMAAAFGINAAQLSYGLAGLCSASAGVAGVFIALTSTLAPSQIEAWIGVVFAVVIIGGLANPLGALLAGMLIGVSEAVTMAVVNPAWAPLVAFSILIALLVWKPKWL, encoded by the coding sequence GTGAGTATTTCGCTGCTGCTGCAGTCCGCCATAGGTGGGCTTCTATTGGGTGGGATCTACGGACTGCTCGCTCTCGGTCTGAGCTTGAGCTGGGGGTTGCTGAGACTGGTGAACCTGAGTCACTTTGCACTTGCCTTTCTCGGTGCATATCTCACCTACCAACTCAACACTCAGTTCGGGTGGGCTGCCTGGGCCTCGTTGCTTGTCGTTGCGCCAGCCTTCTTCCTGCTCGGAGTCGCGCTGCACGCGCTCTTTGTCCGATTTAAGGTCACCGAATTCGCCTCGATGCTCGTCACTTTTGGTATGACGGTGCTGATCGAGTCGATGATTCAGTGGATCTGGTCCGCCGATTTCCGCAAGCTTGAAACGCCCCTTCAGCAGGAGTCGATTCGCCTCGGACCGCTGTTCATACCCGTTCTGGAGCTGACTGCATTTGTCTGTGCCTTGCTCCTTGCGGTAGCGGCCTGGCTCTGTCTGCACCGCACATTGCTGGGGCGTGCTTTGCGCGCTGCCGCACACGATGGACCGATGGCTGCAGCGTTTGGCATCAACGCAGCTCAGCTTTCATATGGTCTCGCGGGTCTATGTTCTGCCTCGGCAGGTGTCGCCGGCGTATTTATCGCGCTGACGTCGACTCTCGCCCCGTCGCAGATAGAGGCATGGATCGGCGTTGTATTTGCTGTCGTGATCATCGGTGGCCTCGCCAATCCGCTGGGGGCGTTGCTGGCTGGAATGCTCATTGGTGTCTCGGAGGCCGTCACGATGGCTGTCGTGAACCCAGCTTGGGCACCGCTCGTCGCATTCTCGATTCTGATTGCTCTACTCGTCTGGAAGCCCAAATGGCTGTGA
- a CDS encoding fumarylacetoacetate hydrolase family protein yields MSQMRVARYELKGLPYYGVLKGDVLERLIGAPFDGVVFSGEQDRLSDVRLLEPVHQPRIFGVAYNYKAHSAETNKPVPDLPVLFMKPSTAAIGPEDSILYPPDGENIHFEGELVVVIGKRARHVSESNALDFVFGYTCGNDISDRVLQRRESAFGCLLAGKGSDTFAPLGPWIVTGLDHASQQVITRVNGEVRQDGNSRDLVFPVPYLVAYLSKYMTLLPGDVIMTGTPAGVGPISVGDSIEVEIPEIGVLRNVVVADCG; encoded by the coding sequence ATGTCGCAAATGCGTGTGGCTCGCTATGAGCTCAAAGGGTTGCCGTACTACGGTGTGCTGAAAGGAGATGTACTGGAGCGCTTGATCGGTGCGCCATTCGATGGCGTTGTGTTCAGCGGTGAGCAGGACAGACTCAGCGATGTTCGTCTGTTGGAACCTGTCCATCAGCCCCGAATCTTTGGTGTCGCCTACAACTACAAGGCGCACTCAGCTGAGACCAACAAACCAGTACCGGACCTACCCGTGCTGTTCATGAAGCCAAGCACGGCAGCCATTGGTCCTGAGGACTCCATCCTCTATCCTCCCGACGGTGAGAACATTCACTTCGAGGGAGAACTCGTGGTTGTGATCGGCAAGCGAGCCCGCCACGTGAGTGAGTCCAATGCCCTCGACTTTGTGTTTGGCTACACCTGCGGCAATGACATCAGTGATCGCGTGCTCCAGCGCCGCGAGAGCGCATTCGGGTGTCTGCTTGCGGGAAAGGGCTCTGACACATTCGCCCCACTCGGGCCGTGGATCGTCACCGGGCTCGACCACGCAAGTCAACAGGTCATCACGCGTGTGAATGGTGAAGTACGGCAGGACGGCAACAGCAGGGATCTGGTATTCCCAGTGCCCTATCTCGTTGCTTACCTCAGCAAGTACATGACCTTGCTCCCAGGCGACGTGATCATGACCGGTACGCCAGCTGGCGTTGGACCCATTTCCGTCGGCGATTCGATCGAGGTTGAAATCCCCGAAATCGGCGTGCTCCGCAACGTGGTCGTCGCTGACTGCGGATGA
- a CDS encoding ABC transporter ATP-binding protein, with protein MLLDVRNLHVSYGDAPALWDVSLQIDAGQIVSVVGPNGAGKSTLINAVAGILRPSEGQILVKGVDVAMLAGHRVCEHGVAIVPEGRRLFTQMSVQDNLELGAYRREARVATRETMDEVFKLLPVLRERRTQISGSMSGGQQQMVAIGRALMARPKLLLMDEPSLGLSPLIVSEMFKIIRRINESGVAVMLVEQNIHQALEVAHHAYVIEHGRIVTSGSPQALLNNPKIQEAYLGV; from the coding sequence ATGCTGCTTGATGTCCGAAACCTGCATGTGTCGTACGGCGACGCTCCCGCCCTGTGGGATGTTTCGCTCCAGATCGATGCTGGACAGATCGTCTCAGTTGTTGGGCCCAATGGAGCAGGCAAGAGTACGCTGATCAACGCCGTTGCCGGCATCCTGCGTCCGAGTGAAGGACAGATCCTGGTGAAGGGGGTGGACGTCGCAATGCTCGCCGGCCACCGCGTGTGTGAGCACGGAGTGGCCATCGTCCCAGAAGGCCGTCGTCTCTTCACCCAGATGTCGGTGCAAGACAACCTCGAGCTCGGTGCCTACAGGCGCGAGGCCCGTGTTGCAACGCGCGAAACGATGGACGAGGTGTTCAAGTTGTTGCCTGTGTTGAGGGAGCGGCGCACGCAAATTTCGGGTTCGATGTCAGGTGGCCAGCAGCAGATGGTGGCGATCGGACGCGCCCTGATGGCACGGCCGAAGCTGCTGCTGATGGATGAACCCTCGCTGGGCCTATCCCCGCTGATCGTTTCGGAGATGTTCAAGATCATTCGACGTATCAACGAAAGTGGTGTCGCTGTGATGCTGGTTGAGCAGAACATTCATCAAGCGCTGGAGGTTGCGCACCATGCGTATGTCATCGAGCACGGGCGGATAGTGACCTCCGGCAGTCCGCAAGCACTGTTGAACAACCCGAAGATCCAGGAGGCTTACCTTGGCGTCTGA
- a CDS encoding branched-chain amino acid ABC transporter ATP-binding protein/permease: MAVIKLPAKLALGAGAVSLLALPYIGAPDFYLSYLYIIFFWISLATSWGILSGYAGYWSFGHAAFFGAGVYASSVLATKVGLPFLLTIPLAAATAALLATAIGVVVFRINTLRGEFFALLTLSVTYVLAAIVSNTAIDGGAGVNLSTVALPTFGTSVPGAIYLLGLTVAAAALLISRAVLHSSFGAGLLAIHDDEDVAEVKGVPTFRYKLAAFAISAGIAGAAGAIQAAYVGYVTVGETFSITVPLYVVLMSILGGARHWAGPAVGATLITVALSLFVGGSYAELGRAGVALALIVVILVLPQGITPRLLALLRRGVPKQSTVQPAGISLVASRNAASLRRSEQRPLLTCHEVVKRFGGLQALAGVSLDVYEGEILALVGPNGSGKSTLINMISGHFPLSSGSIMLDGQAISSLDPHQVARRGVARTYQIPRLFENMTVLENVRLCAAFGRTKGGPEQDLDESARHWLTYAGLGDKAQELPAALNLHERKFVEFARALAARPKLLLLDEVLCGLTPSEVDQAIDLIRRIRAGGTTIVFVEHVMRAVVALADRVAVLDQGKLLALGAPHETMCNPAVVDVYLGVAHAA, translated from the coding sequence ATGGCTGTGATCAAACTTCCTGCAAAGCTGGCACTGGGTGCTGGCGCCGTGTCGCTTCTGGCGCTTCCATACATCGGCGCGCCGGATTTCTACCTCTCATACCTGTACATCATCTTCTTCTGGATATCACTCGCGACCAGCTGGGGCATCTTGAGTGGATACGCTGGATATTGGAGCTTTGGGCATGCGGCGTTTTTCGGTGCAGGTGTCTATGCGTCCTCCGTGCTCGCGACAAAGGTCGGCCTTCCGTTTTTGCTGACCATCCCATTGGCGGCAGCGACTGCAGCTCTGCTGGCGACTGCGATCGGTGTCGTGGTTTTTCGCATCAACACGTTGCGTGGCGAGTTCTTTGCGTTGCTGACGCTGTCCGTCACCTATGTGCTTGCGGCCATCGTCTCCAACACCGCGATAGATGGAGGTGCGGGCGTGAACCTCAGTACCGTAGCTCTGCCCACCTTTGGAACGAGTGTTCCGGGCGCAATCTACCTTCTTGGATTGACTGTCGCTGCGGCCGCCTTGCTGATTTCGCGCGCAGTGCTGCACTCATCCTTCGGTGCGGGGCTCTTGGCTATCCACGATGACGAGGATGTTGCTGAGGTCAAGGGCGTACCAACGTTTCGATACAAGCTGGCGGCCTTCGCCATCTCTGCCGGCATCGCTGGTGCAGCAGGAGCCATCCAGGCCGCTTACGTTGGCTACGTAACGGTGGGGGAAACCTTCTCGATCACGGTGCCCCTCTATGTTGTCTTGATGAGCATTCTCGGCGGTGCACGGCATTGGGCTGGTCCTGCAGTAGGTGCAACGCTGATCACCGTGGCCTTGAGCCTCTTCGTCGGGGGCAGCTACGCGGAGTTGGGGCGCGCGGGTGTCGCGTTGGCCTTGATCGTTGTGATCTTGGTGCTGCCGCAGGGCATCACGCCCCGGCTGCTGGCGTTGCTGCGCAGGGGAGTTCCGAAGCAGAGCACTGTTCAACCAGCTGGGATTTCGTTGGTGGCATCTCGCAACGCAGCTTCGTTGCGCAGAAGTGAACAGAGGCCCTTGCTGACGTGTCATGAGGTTGTGAAGCGCTTTGGCGGGTTGCAGGCATTGGCCGGTGTCAGTCTGGATGTGTACGAGGGCGAGATCCTCGCCCTGGTTGGCCCCAACGGATCGGGCAAGTCAACCCTGATCAACATGATCAGTGGCCACTTTCCGCTCTCCAGCGGAAGCATCATGCTAGATGGCCAGGCAATCTCCTCGCTTGATCCGCACCAGGTCGCCAGGCGAGGCGTGGCACGAACCTATCAGATTCCGCGCCTGTTCGAGAACATGACGGTGTTGGAGAACGTGCGGCTGTGTGCTGCCTTCGGAAGGACGAAGGGCGGGCCAGAGCAGGATCTCGATGAGTCGGCGCGTCACTGGTTGACGTATGCGGGGCTGGGGGACAAAGCACAGGAGTTGCCGGCGGCGTTGAATCTGCATGAGCGAAAGTTCGTTGAGTTTGCTCGGGCTTTGGCAGCGCGACCCAAACTGCTTTTGCTCGACGAAGTTCTGTGCGGTCTGACCCCCTCGGAAGTGGACCAAGCTATTGATCTGATTCGACGGATCCGTGCGGGCGGTACGACGATCGTCTTTGTCGAGCATGTGATGCGTGCCGTCGTCGCGTTGGCTGATCGCGTTGCGGTTCTCGACCAGGGCAAATTGTTGGCGCTCGGGGCACCACACGAAACGATGTGCAATCCCGCTGTTGTTGATGTCTATCTGGGAGTTGCACATGCTGCTTGA
- a CDS encoding ABC transporter substrate-binding protein: protein MNALKSRLTLQRPGKLFHRLVARAAARAVATVIGFACHGAAWCVEPIVVGQTYIGSGPVANFSTEPLLGIRAMLTQVNHAGGIGGRPVVLRQFDDANVADKAESNVRQLAKEGAVAILMPIGTLPSVGTMKAAAVLKVPVVGPYTGAQQVYAASTGIFPVRISFADEATRIVNHMALIGQTRIVAVRIDNTGAKVPIEAARLSLQEHGSNLLGEFVLSQDGMDADLVAKQVAALKPQGIFMSVSNLVARNFIASYRSTGQTAQFYSTSFLNGSQLHQDLGAAARGVVIMQVVPSPQLSIPLAAEFRASMSAIGATNSITYSSFEGYIAAKILVEALRKSTPPSPDAVQRALLSMDGYDLGGVSITFKRQGQGALNYGKLSMLGADGRFIH from the coding sequence ATGAATGCCTTGAAATCACGTTTGACTCTGCAGCGCCCGGGCAAGCTTTTCCATCGTTTGGTAGCGCGCGCCGCCGCAAGGGCGGTGGCGACTGTCATCGGCTTTGCCTGCCATGGCGCCGCTTGGTGCGTCGAACCGATTGTTGTTGGCCAGACATACATCGGCAGCGGGCCGGTCGCCAACTTCTCGACCGAGCCGCTGCTCGGGATCCGCGCAATGTTGACCCAGGTGAATCACGCTGGCGGTATCGGCGGGCGCCCAGTCGTCCTCAGGCAATTCGACGACGCGAACGTCGCGGACAAGGCCGAATCGAACGTTCGACAACTCGCGAAGGAAGGCGCCGTTGCGATTTTGATGCCGATTGGCACGCTCCCGTCTGTCGGTACGATGAAGGCCGCCGCCGTGCTCAAGGTTCCGGTGGTCGGGCCTTACACAGGAGCACAGCAGGTCTACGCTGCATCCACGGGGATATTTCCCGTTCGCATCAGCTTTGCAGACGAGGCAACGCGCATCGTCAACCACATGGCGCTGATCGGTCAGACGCGTATCGTGGCTGTGAGAATCGACAACACGGGAGCCAAGGTTCCGATCGAGGCGGCGAGGCTGTCGCTTCAGGAACACGGCAGCAACTTGCTGGGAGAGTTTGTGCTGTCGCAGGACGGTATGGACGCCGACCTGGTGGCGAAACAGGTCGCTGCGCTCAAACCCCAGGGAATCTTTATGTCAGTGTCCAATCTGGTAGCCCGCAATTTCATCGCTTCCTATCGATCGACCGGCCAGACCGCCCAGTTCTACAGCACATCATTTTTGAACGGAAGCCAACTCCACCAGGACCTCGGAGCAGCGGCCAGAGGCGTGGTGATCATGCAAGTTGTGCCGTCTCCCCAACTTTCCATCCCACTGGCAGCCGAGTTTCGTGCGTCCATGTCGGCGATAGGTGCCACCAACTCGATCACCTATTCGAGCTTCGAGGGTTACATCGCTGCCAAGATTCTCGTGGAGGCATTGCGCAAGTCCACTCCGCCATCACCGGATGCCGTTCAAAGGGCATTGCTGTCCATGGATGGGTACGACCTGGGTGGTGTTTCGATCACATTCAAACGCCAGGGACAGGGCGCGCTCAACTACGGCAAGCTCTCCATGCTGGGGGCAGATGGCCGTTTCATACACTGA
- a CDS encoding cupin domain-containing protein, translated as MASDTFHGVPVALQRVVTGHDTDGESCFVQQSAPPRTDAYTSIPGMVSRLVWATGSQSCLPHDDEDPTLQVSNFVPNPGETRFLIVTFPPDSVFASPDFNEQAAIQENLALSPGLAERFEPDGMHATPTIDYCIVLDGEIWLELDGGRASHLRQHDVAIQNGTRHAWRNKSNRSATLAFVLIGAQSAR; from the coding sequence TTGGCGTCTGACACGTTTCATGGCGTACCTGTCGCGCTGCAGCGCGTCGTTACCGGACACGATACCGATGGCGAAAGCTGTTTTGTACAGCAGTCGGCGCCACCTCGGACCGATGCATACACCAGCATACCGGGTATGGTCTCGCGCTTGGTCTGGGCCACGGGTTCTCAATCATGTCTGCCCCACGATGATGAGGACCCCACGCTGCAGGTTTCGAACTTTGTACCCAACCCGGGCGAAACGAGATTCCTCATTGTCACGTTCCCTCCCGACAGCGTTTTCGCATCACCCGATTTCAATGAACAGGCCGCAATTCAGGAGAACCTGGCGCTCAGCCCGGGGCTGGCTGAGCGGTTCGAGCCCGATGGGATGCATGCCACGCCCACCATCGACTACTGCATTGTTCTTGATGGCGAAATCTGGCTTGAACTCGATGGTGGCAGAGCGTCGCATTTGAGGCAGCACGATGTGGCGATCCAAAACGGCACCCGACACGCATGGCGCAACAAGAGCAATCGGTCGGCGACGCTGGCCTTCGTGCTGATCGGCGCTCAAAGTGCGCGCTGA